The Helianthus annuus cultivar XRQ/B chromosome 16, HanXRQr2.0-SUNRISE, whole genome shotgun sequence genome includes a window with the following:
- the LOC110920123 gene encoding 2-methoxy-6-polyprenyl-1,4-benzoquinol methylase, mitochondrial-like, with product MLNVGRKRAQQRGLGDLGSLAWIEGDAERLTFEDNSMDGYTIAFGIRNVTHIEKVLAEAYRVLKKGGRFLCLELSHVDTPVFKQFVEYNV from the exons ATGTTAAATGTTGGTCGAAAGCGAGCCCAACAAAGAG GGCTTGGAGATTTGGGATCTCTCGCATGGATTGAGGGAGATGCAGAAAGGCTTACGTTTGAGGATAACTCAATGGATGGTTACACTATCGCTTTTGGTATTAGGAATGTTACACATATTGAAAAAGTTCTTGCGGAAGCATACAG GGTACTGAAAAAGGGAGGGAGATTCCTTTGCCTTGAACTTAGCCATGTAGACACTCCAGTTTTCAAGCAGTT TGTTGAGTACAATGTTTAA